Proteins encoded in a region of the Triticum dicoccoides isolate Atlit2015 ecotype Zavitan chromosome 3A, WEW_v2.0, whole genome shotgun sequence genome:
- the LOC119267542 gene encoding basic leucine zipper 2-like: protein MAQLPPKVPAMAPAWPEFGDGHHHSAHAHARHHHHQRSPSMGAFLAAPMPPLPPANGGVQQQPSWVDEFLDFSAAKRGAHRRTVSDSVAFLDDGNAGGVGAHEFDRLDDDQLMCMFSDELAPQRQAASASSPSDHNSVNDEKQDRGDAEEAQSDCNGDDGAAPGQPSSPATADPKRVKRILANRQSAQRSRVRKLHYISELERSVTSLQTEVSALSPRVAFLDHQRSLLTLGNSHLKQRIAALAQDKIFKDAHQEALKKEIERLSQIYQQQQSLRDAQPPADGDGPPVRGDDNDGLIAGEGTAAAS from the exons ATGGCGCAGCTGCCGCCCAAGGTCCCCGCCATGGCGCCGGCCTGGCCGGAGTTCGGGGACGGGCACCACCACAGCGCCCACGCCCACGCCCGCCACCACCATCACCAGCGCAGCCCCTCCatgggcgccttcctcgccgcgccAATGCCGCCGCTCCCGCCCGCCAACGGCGGGGTGCAGCAGCAGCCGTCCTGGGTCGACGAGTTCCTCGACTTCTCGGCCGCCAAGCGCGGCGCGCACCGCCGCACGGTCAGCGACTCCGTCGCCTTCCTCGACGACGGCAATGCCGGCGGCGTCGGGGCGCACGAGTTCGACCGCCTCGACGACGACCAGCTCATGTGCATGTTCTCCGACGAGCTGGCCCCGCAGCGCCAGGCCGCCAGCGCGTCCTCGCCGTCCGATCACAACAGCGTCAACGACGAGAAGCAGGACAGGGGCGACGCCGAGGAGGCGCAGAGCGACTGCAATGGCGACGACGGCGCGGCGCCCGGGCAGCCGTCCTCGCCCGCCACAGCCGATCCCAAGCGGGTCAAGAG GATCCTTGCAAACCGGCAGTCGGCGCAGCGGTCGCGCGTGCGCAAGCTGCACTACATCTCGGAGCTCGAGCGCAGCGTCACGTCGCTCCAG ACGGAGGTGTCGGCATTGTCCCCGCGCGTGGCATTCCTGGACCACCAACGCTCGCTGCTGACGCTGGGGAACAGCCACCTCAAGCAGCGCATCGCGGCGCTCGCGCAGGACAAGATCTTCAAAGACG CTCATCAGGAGGCACTGAAGAAGGAGATAGAGAGGCTGAGCCAAATCTACCAGCAGCAGCAGAGCCTCAGGGACGCGCAACCCCCAGCGGACGGCGACGGCCCCCCGGTCCgcggcgacgacaacgacggtCTGATCGCCGGCGAGGGGACCGCCGCGGCCTCGTGA